DNA from Apis cerana isolate GH-2021 linkage group LG13, AcerK_1.0, whole genome shotgun sequence:
atacattcataaaatgatataattaaaattatttttattatatatacaacaataattattggaTAAGTGACAATCTATATTATTCTGTCTATATTCTGtccatatttagaaaaattatggaaataggaattttagatgaaaaataaaaattttaattataatatttaattaacaattaatgttaagtaaactttttatatgtattctcAATATTAACATTGAAGTAATTTCTTCAAGATTTGacaaatctttatctttcaaatattaaaatggagAGTATTATTCGTTACGAAAAACCATATTCTGATTATAAACGAACTGAACGACAAGAAATGTTAATAGCAGCCCCATtggatttatcatttaaaagagCAACTACAATGAATGGTatgttacattatataaaatttctacaattaaaaaatattgttaaaattatacattattctaaatttaaagataacattaataaaaatatttattttattacaagagAATTGGCAAATAAACGTCCACAATCAGTACGAACGGGTAAAATTCCATTGCGAACATCTGCAGATCGTTTCGTAACATGTTCTTTATGGTTaagcaataatttattaacttcaatGGACGGATTTGAAAGTCTTGCACAAAAAGTTCTCGATGATCCAGAGCATCTTAGTTGGGTCGATCTTTCTTTcaataagataaaagaaattggagatgatattgtaaaatttccgaatataaaaatattttatttgcatggaaacaatatttcgaatattaatgatattgttAAATTGCAAAAGTTACAAACTCTTAGATCTTTAACATTACACGGAAATCCCATTGAAAATCTTCCATATTATAGAGGATATATTGTTCATACTTTACCACAATTAACAGCATTAGACTTTTCAGCAGTATTATCTACTGAAAGGAAAAAGGCAGCACCTGCTGgatttta
Protein-coding regions in this window:
- the LOC107998855 gene encoding leucine-rich repeat-containing protein 51-like, whose amino-acid sequence is MESIIRYEKPYSDYKRTERQEMLIAAPLDLSFKRATTMNELANKRPQSVRTGKIPLRTSADRFVTCSLWLSNNLLTSMDGFESLAQKVLDDPEHLSWVDLSFNKIKEIGDDIVKFPNIKIFYLHGNNISNINDIVKLQKLQTLRSLTLHGNPIENLPYYRGYIVHTLPQLTALDFSAVLSTERKKAAPAGFYKVIYGNT